A genomic stretch from Gammaproteobacteria bacterium includes:
- a CDS encoding Crp/Fnr family transcriptional regulator, which yields MLSNVSLFSGLPEADRNAIAELATIRSFPRNTIIISEGDDSDSMYVVLSGKVKVYLSDDEGKEIIINILKDGDYFGELALLDESPRSASVMTQEDSKLAVLSKTAFEDCLKTNPGIALEVIKGLSARLRNLTDNVKSLALMDVYGRVARTLLDMSETHDGVQVITQKLTQRDIASMVGASREMVSRILKDLSIGGYITIENKTITINEKLPHGW from the coding sequence ATGTTGAGTAATGTATCTCTGTTTTCAGGTTTACCTGAGGCTGATCGTAACGCGATCGCTGAGCTTGCAACCATCCGAAGTTTTCCCAGAAATACCATCATCATATCTGAAGGTGATGATTCTGATTCCATGTATGTCGTTTTAAGCGGAAAAGTAAAAGTATATTTGAGCGATGATGAGGGTAAGGAAATCATTATCAATATTCTCAAAGATGGCGATTATTTTGGCGAATTAGCCTTGCTGGACGAGTCTCCTCGGTCTGCCTCCGTAATGACACAGGAAGACAGCAAATTGGCGGTATTATCCAAAACGGCATTTGAGGACTGTTTAAAAACCAATCCAGGTATTGCGCTGGAAGTGATTAAAGGGTTGTCAGCGCGCTTACGCAACCTTACCGACAACGTGAAAAGCTTGGCTTTGATGGATGTTTACGGCAGGGTCGCACGAACTCTCTTGGATATGTCGGAAACGCACGATGGCGTGCAGGTCATCACTCAAAAATTAACTCAGAGAGACATTGCCAGCATGGTTGGAGCGTCGCGTGAAATGGTGAGTCGAATCCTAAAGGATCTGAGTATTGGTGGTTATATAACTATCGAAAACAAAACCATAACGATCAATGAAAAACTTCCACACGGATGGTAG
- a CDS encoding ATP-binding protein, with protein MPSLTARVLIVASIVLISFFGLVGLTLERAYYSTTEEALKDRLAGQIYALIATTEVKEQGVYMPDPVPEALYFLAGPELYAQISQVGDKTPVWRSSSLATGELGFIADLQRNERYFSYSTSQQNGKAFAMLSHGVAWDDSLNPQRYVYSVAEDLTVFRKKISAFRYNLWGWLCAVGLLFLLVQGGIIKWGLAPLQSAAAELSAIEQGRQMLLQREYPVDLKGLTDNLNALLGHQQEHLERYRHTLGDLAHSLKTPLAVLQSTIEKTTDLPELKQVVQDQLDRMNQITEYQLQRAAAAGKTPLVAPVNVDVVVHKIINSLMKVYNRKKVITEVKVTSGAVFHGDEGDLMEVAGNLLDNAFKWCDSKVAIRISSLGEADTTNPLAENGILIVVEDDGLGIPDRKIKQVIQRGVRADQGVHGHGIGLSVVQDIVHIYGGELRLGRSELGGARVAASLSTH; from the coding sequence ATGCCCTCTTTAACTGCTCGGGTACTGATTGTAGCAAGTATTGTATTGATCAGTTTTTTCGGGCTCGTGGGTTTGACCTTGGAGCGGGCTTATTATTCAACCACTGAAGAAGCGCTAAAAGACCGCTTGGCGGGTCAAATTTACGCTCTTATTGCCACCACAGAAGTCAAAGAACAGGGTGTTTATATGCCGGATCCGGTGCCGGAAGCTTTATATTTTTTGGCAGGCCCGGAATTGTATGCACAAATCAGCCAAGTGGGCGATAAGACTCCTGTCTGGCGTTCCAGTTCGTTGGCCACAGGAGAGCTGGGTTTTATCGCGGATTTGCAGCGCAATGAGCGATACTTTTCCTACTCAACATCACAACAGAACGGTAAAGCCTTTGCTATGTTGAGTCATGGGGTTGCCTGGGATGACAGTCTGAATCCGCAACGTTATGTATACAGCGTAGCGGAAGACCTAACCGTGTTTAGAAAAAAAATCAGCGCGTTCAGATACAATTTATGGGGTTGGTTATGTGCAGTTGGGTTACTGTTTCTTTTGGTGCAAGGTGGAATTATCAAATGGGGTTTGGCGCCGTTGCAGTCTGCGGCGGCTGAATTGTCCGCTATCGAGCAAGGTCGACAAATGCTGTTGCAAAGGGAGTATCCGGTTGATCTTAAGGGGTTGACGGACAACCTCAATGCATTGTTGGGGCATCAACAGGAGCACTTGGAGCGTTATCGGCATACCCTGGGTGATTTGGCACACAGTTTGAAAACACCACTAGCCGTATTACAAAGCACAATAGAAAAAACTACGGACTTGCCGGAATTGAAACAAGTGGTTCAGGATCAACTGGATCGCATGAATCAAATTACGGAATACCAACTGCAACGGGCGGCCGCAGCAGGGAAAACACCTTTAGTCGCACCGGTCAACGTCGATGTGGTTGTCCATAAAATTATTAACAGTTTGATGAAAGTGTACAACCGCAAAAAAGTTATAACGGAAGTGAAAGTGACTTCGGGTGCGGTATTTCATGGGGATGAAGGCGATCTTATGGAAGTAGCCGGAAACTTACTGGACAATGCTTTTAAGTGGTGTGACTCCAAAGTGGCTATCCGCATTTCTAGCTTGGGAGAAGCTGATACAACTAATCCGTTGGCAGAAAACGGTATACTGATCGTTGTGGAGGACGATGGATTAGGAATACCGGATCGGAAAATCAAACAAGTTATTCAAAGAGGTGTACGAGCTGACCAGGGTGTGCACGGGCATGGGATTGGATTGTCCGTAGTGCAGGACATTGTGCATATCTACGGCGGCGAACTGCGTCTGGGACGCAGCGAGCTGGGAGGTGCAAGGGTAGCGGCATCGCTAAGCACCCATTGA
- the relA gene encoding GTP diphosphokinase, producing MVSHSSKKSGSLDQFDFPSWLNTVNPGGDTKEAALYTQVYALMEGIVEHQQHLFGESELLRGLMVTEILAHIHMDRDTKLATLLYALLNVSAISLEEIQARYGDNVAGLVSGIDKMRIVDAYDLHSSDRSHDKRQLESVRKLLLALAEDVRVVLIKLAERLHIMRNLKLVAEPVRVHLAKETQDIFAPLASRLGVWQIKWELEDLSFRYLDEGAYQKVATMLAERRVDREAYIAKVTDILRKELVSAGIKAEVTGRPKHIYSIWKKMHRKGVHFENLFDVRATRVMVNSVADCYGVLGIVHSIWRPIKSEFDDYIATPKDNEYQSLHTAVIGPDNKTLEIQIRTYDMHQHCEYGVAAHWGYKEGGRQDAKYHEKIAWLRQLLELNEDHDGADEADFIDDFKAVVFEDRVYVLTPKGKVVDLPRGATALDFAYHIHTDVGHHYCGAKVDGKIVTISQELQNGQQVEILTSPHSKPSRDWLNPHLGYVNSSRTRAKIRSWFKQQDFSKNLEEGKLLFEKELHRLAIHAPDTDKLLQRFKLNKRDDLYAAIGRGDVTMATVIHSLKESIPPFQKQTHHFPQRKSKSGSQSDIKIMGVGDLLTKMANCCKPVPFDAICGYITRGQGVTVHRSECRNLLRLRSLEKERIIEVSWGSSSDSVYLVDVVIRAYDRPGLLHDITSIVMNASLNVMSMNTHTDKKSHLAYMKFTAEVSDVEQLSTVFTKIEHLPNVLEVSRSVS from the coding sequence TTGGTCAGCCATTCTTCAAAAAAATCCGGATCTTTAGATCAATTCGATTTTCCTTCCTGGCTAAATACCGTTAATCCTGGTGGTGATACCAAGGAGGCGGCTCTTTATACTCAGGTCTACGCCCTTATGGAAGGAATAGTAGAACATCAACAACACTTGTTTGGCGAATCTGAACTGTTACGCGGATTGATGGTGACGGAAATACTGGCTCATATCCATATGGACCGGGATACCAAGCTGGCTACTTTGTTGTACGCATTATTGAACGTTTCTGCCATTAGCTTGGAAGAGATACAAGCCCGGTATGGCGATAACGTTGCGGGGCTGGTGAGTGGCATCGACAAAATGCGTATCGTTGATGCCTATGATTTGCACTCCAGTGATAGATCCCATGACAAGCGCCAATTGGAGAGTGTACGCAAACTGCTGTTGGCATTGGCAGAAGATGTTCGGGTCGTCCTGATTAAGTTGGCCGAACGTTTACATATTATGCGCAATTTAAAATTAGTGGCCGAACCGGTGCGGGTGCACCTGGCGAAGGAAACTCAGGATATTTTTGCGCCTCTGGCCAGTCGATTGGGTGTATGGCAAATTAAGTGGGAGCTGGAGGATCTGAGCTTTCGCTATCTGGACGAAGGCGCTTACCAGAAAGTAGCTACTATGTTGGCGGAACGTCGGGTGGATCGAGAAGCCTATATCGCCAAGGTGACTGATATTTTGCGCAAGGAGCTGGTTTCTGCCGGCATCAAAGCAGAAGTGACCGGCAGGCCCAAACACATATACAGCATTTGGAAAAAAATGCATCGCAAAGGGGTGCATTTCGAAAATCTTTTTGATGTCAGGGCCACCCGGGTGATGGTTAACTCTGTAGCGGATTGTTATGGAGTACTGGGTATTGTACATAGTATTTGGCGTCCCATTAAAAGTGAATTTGATGATTATATCGCGACACCCAAGGATAATGAGTATCAATCGCTACATACAGCGGTCATTGGGCCGGACAATAAAACTTTGGAAATACAGATTCGAACTTACGATATGCACCAACACTGTGAATACGGAGTGGCAGCTCATTGGGGTTACAAGGAAGGTGGCCGTCAGGATGCTAAGTATCACGAGAAAATTGCTTGGTTAAGACAGTTATTGGAGTTAAACGAGGATCACGATGGAGCGGATGAAGCCGACTTTATTGATGATTTCAAGGCGGTAGTATTTGAAGATAGGGTATACGTTTTAACGCCCAAAGGCAAAGTTGTGGATCTGCCTCGCGGCGCCACTGCATTGGATTTTGCATACCACATACATACGGATGTTGGGCATCATTATTGTGGTGCTAAAGTGGACGGTAAAATTGTTACCATATCTCAGGAATTGCAAAACGGCCAGCAAGTGGAAATACTTACCTCTCCTCATAGTAAGCCCAGTCGTGATTGGCTCAATCCACATCTGGGTTATGTCAACAGTTCCAGGACCCGTGCCAAGATTAGAAGTTGGTTTAAACAGCAGGATTTTTCCAAGAATCTGGAAGAGGGTAAATTACTGTTTGAAAAAGAACTGCATCGACTGGCGATTCATGCTCCCGATACCGACAAGTTGCTGCAACGGTTTAAACTGAACAAACGAGATGATTTGTATGCCGCGATAGGACGTGGTGATGTCACCATGGCGACGGTTATACACAGTCTGAAGGAAAGTATTCCTCCCTTCCAAAAACAGACACACCATTTTCCGCAGCGTAAATCCAAATCGGGCTCTCAAAGTGATATTAAAATCATGGGTGTCGGGGATTTGCTTACTAAGATGGCTAATTGTTGTAAACCTGTACCCTTTGATGCCATTTGCGGTTACATCACGAGAGGCCAGGGAGTCACAGTCCATCGCAGCGAATGTCGCAATTTACTGCGGCTGCGATCATTAGAAAAAGAGCGCATTATCGAAGTGAGTTGGGGTAGTTCCAGCGATAGTGTGTACCTGGTGGACGTGGTGATACGTGCTTATGATCGGCCGGGTTTGCTCCACGACATTACGTCCATCGTAATGAATGCGTCTTTAAATGTGATGTCAATGAATACCCATACCGACAAAAAGTCTCATCTGGCCTACATGAAATTTACAGCGGAGGTCAGTGACGTGGAACAACTCAGTACTGTATTTACCAAGATTGAACATCTACCCAATGTACTGGAAGTCAGTCGTAGTGTGTCCTAG
- a CDS encoding efflux RND transporter periplasmic adaptor subunit encodes MTGSGSKSAKNRSREIEKNSNAGPAHLCYVDDSRTSAYVVKRLLRPYGYTVDHFDSAEPALVALVEDQYDLLLTDLKVSPEGMDGDDLVRALRNSGHKHVSSLPVIVITGATDEHVLNNVYAAGANQIMSKPVNGDELDEHIRNLVESYRNGDGDFFVEAEEEPEFKLETNKKSESTVVPFGHDTKHEPEADAESVGRRNLKTSAADESAEVETPQPVKHVKRAKPVTPTIRSDAPVANKEPSAHKEPSAHKEPSAHKEPSAHKEPSAYKEPSAHTAVAAPQQAQPSKPTAAPDTHAAKSSEQQLAARERLLKAKALAKKKRMAEIAAARRQAEVERLASQQTPQQTPQQQPPQQGQSQQGQSQRQSQRQSQQRQPQQQVPAASEPLTLEPLDNSSYHVFAPTLDQQVTPESLAARSTNADQPIDYQPVRRRPAQRSQQAQVPPQQAQEPPQQAQVPPQQAQVPPQQAQVPPQQAQVPPQQAQVPPQQAQVPPQQAQVPPQQEQVPPQEPVQPSAESAAHSEKPNRPSGGFQSDLEAASNILQEMERYPLVEADFGNTYSPSRFVSVVGSVMELYGPRKLFTFAVVGIALFFLYSIWSEYFDEGKPVQYIVAEQGEIFQSINVPGKVVSKLRTNITPSIAGRLTQIKVEEGDKVKTGDLLALLDDREAKSYLKRAMATHESAKEDVLLAERALKRLNQAFSKGAVAKQLVEEAEVELRSAKARESIAAEEVRTAKLSLENPRILAPFAGTITSRFVEVGQWVVPSETLFTLIDERQKEIEVEVATADSSGIAVGQTVGLSSEAFPGLQWSESVTRLAAAANNKNKANTVSVYISLGNSAPALRFGQQVDADIRTAWNPNAIKLPFAAVLNRGGRSYVALAEQGKVRYAEVVTGIEDFTHVEIQQGISIGQTVIITNGADLQDGERVHLAR; translated from the coding sequence ATGACAGGCAGCGGTTCTAAAAGTGCGAAAAACCGGTCCAGAGAGATCGAAAAAAATTCAAACGCCGGTCCGGCTCATTTATGTTATGTAGATGACAGTCGTACCTCCGCTTATGTAGTTAAACGTCTATTACGTCCCTACGGTTACACGGTGGATCATTTTGATTCAGCCGAACCGGCACTCGTGGCGCTGGTAGAAGACCAATACGATTTATTGCTCACCGATCTCAAAGTCTCACCCGAAGGTATGGATGGAGATGATTTAGTGCGGGCGTTACGCAATAGCGGCCATAAGCATGTCAGCTCATTGCCGGTAATTGTGATCACAGGTGCAACCGATGAGCATGTGTTAAATAATGTGTATGCAGCCGGTGCTAACCAGATAATGAGTAAGCCGGTCAATGGTGACGAACTGGATGAGCACATACGCAACTTGGTGGAGTCATACCGAAACGGTGATGGGGATTTCTTCGTCGAGGCGGAAGAAGAACCAGAATTCAAACTAGAGACCAATAAGAAATCCGAGTCCACTGTAGTTCCTTTTGGCCACGATACGAAACACGAACCCGAAGCTGACGCGGAAAGTGTAGGTCGCAGAAACCTGAAAACCTCTGCAGCGGATGAAAGCGCTGAAGTGGAAACGCCACAACCGGTAAAACATGTGAAGCGGGCCAAACCCGTGACTCCCACGATTCGCTCAGATGCACCAGTGGCGAATAAAGAGCCATCAGCGCATAAAGAGCCATCAGCGCATAAAGAGCCATCAGCGCATAAAGAGCCATCAGCGCATAAAGAGCCATCAGCGTATAAAGAGCCATCAGCGCATACAGCGGTTGCCGCTCCCCAACAAGCTCAACCAAGCAAACCAACCGCGGCACCCGATACCCACGCGGCTAAATCATCAGAGCAACAATTAGCCGCTCGCGAACGTTTGTTGAAAGCAAAAGCCTTGGCCAAGAAGAAGCGTATGGCTGAAATTGCAGCGGCACGCCGCCAGGCGGAAGTGGAGCGTTTGGCATCGCAACAAACCCCGCAACAAACCCCGCAACAACAACCACCGCAACAAGGTCAGTCGCAACAAGGTCAGTCGCAACGTCAGTCGCAACGTCAGTCGCAACAACGGCAGCCGCAACAGCAAGTTCCTGCTGCATCTGAACCATTAACATTGGAACCGTTGGATAATAGTTCTTATCATGTCTTTGCCCCAACATTGGATCAGCAAGTCACGCCAGAGTCCTTGGCCGCTCGCTCTACCAATGCGGATCAGCCAATAGATTATCAACCCGTGCGCAGACGTCCAGCACAGCGATCGCAACAGGCTCAGGTACCACCTCAACAAGCTCAGGAACCGCCGCAGCAGGCTCAGGTACCACCTCAACAAGCTCAAGTACCACCTCAACAAGCTCAAGTACCGCCGCAGCAGGCTCAGGTACCACCTCAACAGGCTCAAGTACCGCCGCAGCAGGCTCAGGTACCACCTCAACAAGCTCAAGTACCGCCGCAGCAAGAACAAGTTCCACCACAGGAGCCTGTACAACCATCTGCCGAATCGGCTGCTCACTCGGAAAAGCCGAATCGCCCGTCGGGAGGTTTTCAATCTGATCTTGAAGCCGCTTCCAACATTTTGCAAGAAATGGAACGTTACCCGTTGGTTGAGGCCGATTTTGGCAACACTTATTCACCGTCACGGTTTGTTTCCGTCGTCGGCTCAGTGATGGAACTGTACGGTCCGCGTAAACTGTTTACGTTTGCAGTTGTAGGCATTGCCTTATTTTTCTTGTATTCCATTTGGAGTGAATATTTTGATGAGGGCAAGCCGGTACAATATATCGTTGCCGAGCAGGGTGAAATTTTTCAATCCATAAATGTTCCCGGTAAAGTGGTGAGCAAACTGAGAACCAATATTACACCTTCTATAGCCGGGCGCTTAACACAAATAAAAGTGGAAGAAGGTGATAAAGTAAAAACCGGTGATTTGTTAGCATTGCTGGATGATCGCGAAGCGAAGAGTTATTTGAAGCGGGCCATGGCTACCCATGAAAGCGCTAAAGAAGACGTGCTCCTGGCGGAACGAGCTCTTAAACGTCTAAATCAAGCTTTCAGTAAGGGAGCTGTAGCGAAGCAATTAGTAGAAGAGGCGGAAGTTGAATTACGTTCTGCAAAAGCTCGTGAAAGTATCGCCGCCGAAGAGGTTCGGACTGCTAAGCTGAGCCTGGAGAACCCCAGGATATTGGCACCGTTCGCCGGCACCATCACGTCGCGTTTTGTTGAGGTTGGGCAGTGGGTAGTACCGTCTGAGACTTTATTTACACTGATTGATGAAAGGCAAAAGGAAATCGAGGTTGAAGTGGCGACTGCGGATAGCAGTGGTATTGCCGTGGGTCAAACCGTGGGTCTGTCTTCCGAAGCATTTCCAGGTTTGCAATGGTCCGAATCCGTTACACGCCTGGCTGCAGCCGCTAACAATAAAAACAAAGCGAATACAGTCAGTGTGTACATTAGTTTGGGTAATAGTGCGCCCGCGTTGCGCTTTGGACAGCAGGTAGACGCGGATATACGTACTGCCTGGAATCCCAATGCTATTAAGTTACCGTTTGCCGCGGTTTTGAATCGTGGTGGACGATCCTATGTGGCTTTGGCAGAGCAAGGGAAAGTTCGTTATGCCGAAGTGGTAACAGGTATTGAAGATTTTACACATGTGGAAATTCAACAGGGAATCAGTATCGGCCAAACTGTGATTATCACCAACGGTGCGGACTTACAAGACGGTGAGCGCGTCCATCTGGCTCGATAA
- a CDS encoding response regulator transcription factor, translated as MRVLVVEDEIPLLEQLVSNLEDAGYAVDRAKDGEEGFYLGSEYPIDVAIIDLGLPNLSGIDLITKLRTAGKNFPVLILTARNRWQDKVEGLEAGGDDYMVKPFHIEELLARLKALLRRSAGWSHSVITCGPVTLNSSTQQVSVDSNELELTAYEYRVLEYLMLNAGQVVSKLQLTEHIYDQDFDRDSNVIEVFVGRLRRKLDPEDKYNPIETLRGRGYRFALAPSTNRQEG; from the coding sequence ATGCGTGTATTGGTTGTTGAAGACGAAATTCCCTTACTCGAGCAGTTAGTGTCCAATTTGGAAGATGCGGGCTATGCGGTGGATCGGGCTAAGGATGGAGAAGAGGGCTTCTATCTGGGATCGGAGTATCCTATAGACGTTGCCATAATCGACTTGGGTTTGCCTAATTTATCCGGTATTGATTTGATCACCAAATTGCGGACCGCAGGGAAAAATTTTCCTGTCCTGATATTAACAGCGCGAAATCGTTGGCAGGATAAAGTGGAAGGTTTGGAAGCCGGTGGTGACGATTACATGGTTAAACCCTTTCACATAGAAGAATTGTTAGCTCGGCTCAAAGCCTTGTTGCGCCGTTCAGCCGGGTGGTCTCATTCCGTCATTACTTGTGGTCCGGTGACTTTGAATTCGTCTACACAACAGGTATCTGTTGATTCCAATGAATTGGAGCTAACGGCGTACGAGTACCGCGTTCTGGAATATTTAATGTTAAATGCAGGGCAAGTCGTTTCAAAGCTGCAATTAACCGAGCATATTTACGACCAGGATTTTGACCGGGACAGCAATGTTATTGAGGTGTTTGTTGGAAGGCTGCGACGTAAATTGGATCCGGAGGATAAATACAACCCCATCGAGACTTTGCGAGGACGCGGATACCGTTTTGCCTTAGCACCCTCAACCAATCGACAAGAAGGTTGA
- the fabB gene encoding beta-ketoacyl-ACP synthase I: protein MKRVVITGMGVVSSIGNNKNEVADSLYHTRSGISHSEEYAELGFRSHVHGKIELNTAELIDRKLLRFMGDAAAYNYLAMQEAIEDAGLETQHVSNERTGLVVGSGGASTENTVLAADILRSKGVRKVGPFMVPRTMGSTTSACLGTAFKIKGVSYSISSACSTSAHCIGNGYELIQMGKQDIIFAGGGEEVHWSLTVLFDAMGALSSKYNDNPSVASRAFDADRDGFVISGGGGVLVLEELEHARKRGAKIYAEVVGYGATCDGYDMVQPSGEGAIRCMRQALQNVDAPIDYINAHGTSTPIGDVKELQAVAEVFGDAIPKISSTKSLTGHALGAAGVNEAIYSLLMLEKDFICESAHINVLDEQAQNMPIAVKRIDNANLQTVLSNSFGFGGTNCSLVFQRYSPE from the coding sequence TTGAAACGCGTTGTAATTACCGGCATGGGGGTTGTCTCCAGCATAGGCAATAATAAAAATGAGGTCGCGGATTCTTTATATCACACGCGATCCGGCATTTCACACAGTGAAGAATATGCAGAATTAGGGTTTCGCAGTCATGTACACGGAAAAATCGAATTAAATACTGCGGAACTAATCGATCGAAAATTGTTGCGTTTTATGGGGGATGCGGCAGCATATAATTATTTGGCAATGCAAGAAGCCATTGAAGATGCCGGCCTGGAAACTCAGCATGTCTCTAATGAACGCACTGGCTTGGTGGTGGGTTCCGGTGGTGCTTCCACAGAAAATACCGTTTTAGCTGCCGATATTCTTCGCTCCAAAGGTGTGCGTAAAGTGGGTCCCTTTATGGTTCCACGTACCATGGGCAGTACCACCTCAGCGTGTTTGGGCACGGCATTTAAAATCAAAGGTGTGTCTTATTCCATCAGTTCGGCCTGTTCCACCAGTGCCCATTGTATTGGCAATGGTTATGAACTGATTCAAATGGGAAAACAGGACATCATTTTTGCCGGTGGTGGTGAAGAAGTACATTGGAGTCTGACAGTGTTGTTTGACGCCATGGGAGCCTTGTCTTCCAAATACAACGACAATCCCAGTGTGGCTTCACGGGCATTTGATGCAGACCGCGACGGGTTTGTCATTTCCGGCGGTGGAGGCGTTCTGGTATTGGAAGAATTGGAACACGCCAGAAAACGCGGTGCGAAAATATATGCGGAAGTTGTAGGGTATGGTGCTACCTGCGACGGTTATGACATGGTACAACCTTCTGGAGAAGGGGCTATACGTTGTATGAGGCAAGCGCTGCAGAATGTAGATGCACCTATCGATTATATTAATGCCCACGGGACCAGCACACCCATCGGTGACGTTAAAGAATTGCAGGCAGTTGCCGAAGTGTTTGGGGACGCTATCCCGAAAATCAGTTCCACCAAATCATTGACCGGGCATGCGTTAGGTGCGGCAGGCGTAAACGAAGCAATTTATTCGTTACTGATGTTGGAAAAGGACTTTATTTGTGAATCCGCTCACATAAATGTACTGGATGAACAAGCACAGAATATGCCAATAGCCGTGAAACGAATCGATAATGCAAATCTGCAAACGGTACTTTCCAATAGTTTTGGATTTGGCGGTACGAATTGCAGTTTGGTGTTTCAAAGGTATTCGCCAGAATGA
- the fabA gene encoding 3-hydroxyacyl-[acyl-carrier-protein] dehydratase FabA → MPKKDSYSYEELLSCARGELFGVGNAQLPSPPMLMLDRIVSINETGGAYNKGQIIAELDINPNLWFFECHFQGDPVMPGCLGVDAMWQLVGFYLGWLGGEGRGRALGSGEVKFTGQVTPKNKLITYRIDIKRVIMRRLVMGIADAVMEVDGDPIYAATDLRVGLFTSTDAF, encoded by the coding sequence ATGCCGAAAAAAGACAGTTATAGTTACGAAGAGTTATTAAGCTGTGCCAGGGGAGAGTTGTTTGGGGTGGGGAACGCTCAACTACCTTCTCCTCCGATGCTAATGCTGGACCGTATCGTCAGTATTAATGAGACCGGCGGTGCATATAACAAGGGTCAGATCATAGCTGAATTGGATATAAACCCGAATCTTTGGTTTTTCGAGTGCCATTTCCAAGGTGATCCAGTGATGCCCGGTTGTTTAGGTGTGGACGCCATGTGGCAATTGGTGGGTTTTTACCTGGGGTGGCTGGGAGGCGAAGGCCGGGGACGGGCTTTAGGGTCAGGCGAGGTGAAATTTACCGGGCAGGTGACGCCAAAAAATAAGTTGATTACCTATCGAATCGATATTAAGCGGGTAATCATGCGGCGTTTGGTGATGGGGATCGCTGACGCTGTCATGGAAGTGGATGGTGACCCAATATATGCCGCTACGGATTTACGGGTTGGGTTGTTCACATCAACGGATGCATTTTAG
- a CDS encoding polymer-forming cytoskeletal protein has product MKELALNLGQSKGRRTLDKADGFTTTFGAEAEFSGNIGGRGHYLILGHVRGDCDIEGTLVVGESGHWQGNVIADHILIAGKVEGDVVAREKMEIISTAHVVGTIRSQYLAIAEGAVHEGVVHMGREMDVKRFKDKRDS; this is encoded by the coding sequence ATGAAAGAGTTAGCACTTAATTTGGGGCAGTCAAAAGGGCGCCGGACGCTTGATAAAGCCGATGGATTTACCACTACATTTGGTGCAGAAGCCGAATTTTCAGGCAACATCGGTGGTCGTGGCCACTATTTAATCCTAGGCCATGTTAGGGGCGACTGTGACATAGAGGGCACCTTGGTGGTGGGCGAATCCGGCCATTGGCAGGGGAATGTTATCGCCGATCACATTCTAATTGCCGGAAAAGTGGAAGGTGACGTGGTCGCCAGAGAAAAAATGGAAATAATTTCTACTGCCCACGTGGTTGGAACCATTCGCAGTCAATATTTGGCCATTGCCGAAGGCGCTGTTCATGAAGGCGTGGTACATATGGGCCGGGAAATGGATGTGAAACGCTTTAAAGACAAGCGCGATAGCTGA
- a CDS encoding c-type cytochrome yields MAMRVFVIGLAAMFFSGIAAADLDLAKKSGCLACHSVDKKIVGPAWKDVAAKYKGNAGAKGELLKKVKTGGKGNWGPTPMPPYSPRVSDENIEKLVDFVLGL; encoded by the coding sequence ATGGCGATGCGAGTTTTCGTTATTGGTCTGGCTGCGATGTTCTTTTCCGGAATAGCTGCCGCGGACTTGGATCTGGCTAAGAAAAGTGGTTGTTTGGCTTGCCACAGTGTAGATAAGAAAATTGTTGGTCCCGCTTGGAAAGACGTTGCGGCTAAATACAAAGGCAACGCGGGCGCTAAAGGTGAGCTTTTGAAAAAAGTTAAAACCGGCGGTAAAGGAAACTGGGGTCCTACACCCATGCCTCCTTACTCTCCCCGAGTATCTGACGAAAATATCGAAAAATTAGTGGATTTCGTCCTCGGCCTTTAA